From the Garra rufa chromosome 23, GarRuf1.0, whole genome shotgun sequence genome, the window TGTAAGCAATAAATTAATAGACCTGTACACAAATAATTTCTAAATGCTCAGGGTTCCTTAGTGGTTCAGAGCAACACAGAAGGGAATATACGATTATAAACGTTCACAAGCACCGACAAATTAAACACAAAGGATTGATTTAAAATAACACTTGAGACGTTCTTTAGCACGTGTCCTTCAAAGTAATTTCTGATTTAAATGAGCTGGTGAATTAAATGGCGACCAAAGTGTGGCAATGTGTCGATCGACTCCACATTTAATAAGTCTGGCCCTCGTTTTCTCCTCCCAGGGTTGACTTTCAAcgtctgaaaaacaaaaaaagaaaaggacaATTACGCCTCAGAAAGGGACAGTTTCGTCAAATGTAAAGGAATCCCAAATCTTTAATTCAATAAGGAGACAAGACATGTTTGAAATagaataatagtagagtaatcgTCATAACATTTAACGTGAAACCTTGAATTGATGGAAATTAAAAGGCAAAAAGGAAAGCATTACAAGCATAAGTTCCCATAAACAATACGACCTTTCCAAGGTTAAAAAAGAGAATTTGTTAGGTGAAATTAAGACGGTTTACAGGTGAAGCTTTATCCACCGCTGTCAGTAGAAAAATCAcacaatacaaatataaaaaagcaCTTCTCCAGCGCAGCGGCATCCAAGTACAAACCGGCTTTTAGCTCATGGACTATTACAGCTAGCGAGCTACAAATAAAGAAAAGCAAGCATTACAAATAAGATTAGATTAGAAGTGCATTATTAACACTGGAAAGTCCAGAGAAAGCCGGATCCTTCGAAAAGTGAACGGTTAATTTTAATTCCGGCTCTCGTCATATTTTACCATTACTTGATGGGTGCCTGTAAAAAATGGCATTACATTATAATGTATGATTACAGAAAACCAATCCCAAGAAGttttaaaagaaacaaagaaaagaaGATAAAAGCTTGACGTgtcctttttatgtttttttttttttttgttgttgctgtggttgttttgttttttacaattgGTATACAGGATGTTGGAAGACCATACCAAATGGGAGCATTCGAGAGCGTACGCCTCTCGTACCCTGTCCGCATTGAGCGGGCCTGAGACAATCGGGAAGTCAGCTCATGGCCTGCAAGGAAGTCCCCGCTGGCAGGTACAAACAAGGTATATGTCAGAGTTAGGAGACAACATTCGTGGGTTTCCTTGTAATTCCTTATTTTCTGGTACCCATTTAGCAGTACTGTACCTGTtaatttttacagttaaacaaaatGGCAAGAAACAGCCAAAAGCCAGCTGTTACATTACTGCCAACAAAGTCTCTATGTTACCACTACTGTAAAGCACTTGAGGGTGCTGTGAAACTTTAAAAGGAAAACAAACATTAAGCAAATGTACATCAGAAAAAGAGGGATTTGCACACTAAAGGTGTGCGACATACCTGCGCGTTTCTGCCTTAATACGGCTTGTAACTGTTTTGATGGCCGCCTCGCCTCGGGGATTTGCCGTAGCCGCTCGGCTGATCTAGAGTTAGGAGCAGAAAACACAAACAACGCAGGTGTCTACGGTTAAACGTGTTGGCACACGGTCGCTCGAGAAAGGCGGAAAACAGATCACAACCTCAGCAATTTGGGTCTCGGAGCCAATTTGGAGACACTTGCGGGATACTTACGTTAATCGTATTCAAAGATTCTTTCGAAATACTGTGAGAGACAAAGATCTGGCGTAAATGACTGTTTGGAAActgtttattattttctaaaaacggCCGCCGTCCAGCGGCCGTTTCTTGCATGGCCTACAGATTTACACGTCCAATGGATTCAAAGGCACTTTGACAAAATGTGTTTCGAAGCTAAGACATCCCTTTCTATATTTAGCACCATAGTTATTATAATACATATGTACAGTATAGCTTTGTGCAAGCAAGCCTTCCCTGTAAGACAAAAAGCAACTGCAGCAATGTTCTAGAGTTTGTTTGTTTCTCTCTCGAAGCGTAAGGCATGTATGATACAAGCATGTGCATTCTCTGCTCAGATAATTTAGTGCACAACTGTCATAGTCCGGGTCGAGTACCGACAATCCACGATACAATATATCCTTAGTTTTTTCATCTCTGCGTTCACAAACAGTATTACATACTGCTGTAGTCACCATATCCGTAGTAGTTGTTGTAACCCGAGTAATCATAGCCCCCGTATCCACCATAGCCTTGATTGTTGTAGCCATAGTTCCCGTAATTTCCATAACCTTGATTCCAGTAATTTCCGTATCCCTGGTTCCAATTCTGATTGGGACCTGCAACAGATGACAAATGCATATATCACTGTTAACAGGCTGATTCGGCAAAAAATACATAGCAGGCTTTTGTGCCATTCAGAATGAAATTTAACATGAATGTGGACTGGGGTATCAAACATAACgcagatttttaatttttaatttaagggCACATGTcaagagattttgggctttttgggttttcacaaagtgttttttcagactagtggaaagaaaacatccaaaagacactgttaagtctttcttttatagcactctatttgtgttaatagatttctatttgcaatccatatttttaaaggctgttttctcaaaattgagttttatcacctacactgagccataaatctccacttcaggagcacttacacacaccaaactttacatttttattcctgtccatatcctgaaggtttttacagagggatttgttcagatataatttgcttgaaaaaaaaaaaaaaaaaacacacattgttTTCTGACTGTTTCAAGTTTTTTTCTGACAAAATAAGAtatccaaaattccctctgtaaaaacatttgactctaatatgtcaaaaaaaatgacATATTAGAATTCAGATTTTTGTACTGGAAATTACGCAAATtactgcatatttcattaaataacgcctcatttgcatatttaaaactaacattttagaaaacttgtaatactaaaaatgtttgcaattatcaatgtaatcaatcaactgagtaaggcgataactattagttcattttttaccctattcacctgcagtgtctcgccttaaaggagtagttcacattcagaacaaaaatgtacagataatgtactcacccccctgtcatccaagatgttcatgtctttctttcttcagtcgtaaagaaattatgtttcttgaggaaaacatttcaggttttctctctatatagtggacttctatggtgcccctgagtttgaacttacaaaatgcagcttcaaagggctctaaacgatcccagctgaggaaagaagggtcttatctagcaaattgattggttattttctaaaaaaaaaaaaaaaattacaattcatatactttttaacctcaaatgcttgtcttgtctagctttgtgtgttctctgtgtagagattaaaaagtatataaattgtaaatatttttagaaattaacccatcgttttgctagataagatcatttagagccctttgaagctgcatttaagctgcattttgaaagttcaaactcaggggcaccatagaagtccattatatagagaggaatcctgaaatcttttcctcaaaaaacaatttctttacaactgaagaaagaaagacatgaacatcttggtggacaaaggggtgagtaaatttgtaaatctgtacatttttgttctggaagtgaactactcctttaatggcaTTTAGAGAATTAATTGCCATTTTATGGATCATATTGGTAGAACACTTCATGTCCCAAAATGCTTTGCTCAGTATATAACCATTTACAAAGATTTGATATTATTTTGATGCATTAGATCAGATACACATCTAATCACTTGAGAAAAACATTCATCCAACAGACAGTTTTCCAAATTAGCCGTGTAATTATGTTTTGCTggttaaatttagaatttttttatacTGTAATTCAGacgtttttttctttaaaaagaaagaaaattatgtcattaagtactcaccctcgtgtcgttctaaacctgtaagacattttttcatcttcagaacacaaattaagatatttgatgaaatccaacagcTTTCTGCAACAcagacacgttcaagacccaggaAAGTAGAAAGGACATCAAAAAACCAGTCCATCAGTggttatttttaataaagttgttatttttgttttcttcgcgCACAACAAGtactctcgtagcttcgtaaaatgacagttgaaccactgatgtcacacagactgttttgacaatgtccttactatgtttctgtgcaTATTGTTGTCTATTGAGGATCAGAAAgcgctcggatttcatcaaaattatcttaatttgtgttccgaagataaacaaaggtcctacaggtttgaaacaacatgagggtgagtatttaataacaatattttCATCCCTTTAATGTGGTGTTATATTTGATTTAATAACGCTAGATACTGACGCACCTCCTCTCCCTCTGACTCTGCCGGTATATCCTCCTCTTCCGCCccactgctgctgctgttggtacTGCTCCTTTGACATGGCCACCTTGATCTCACACTGCAGACACAATGACAGATTTCACAACACTCACAGTCAATGCTGTCATTTCACCAAAATAATAcactataatacaaaaaatgtgaaaatatatcATTTAAACGCGATTATTGCATGTTTTGAAATAATAAAGGGATATAACATTTAGGATTTATGTCAAACAGCGGGACCAGGCACATCATGATTGTTATAAAACTGTACCTTGCTTAAACCGATGTTGTGGTACTTCTTCTCCATAATTTTCTTTACTGGCTCCTCCTCTTTAAATGTTATAAAACAAAAACCTCgtcttttatttgttttgttctcCATTGGCAGCTCAATGGAATCCACCTGAGGAAAATGTAGAAATGTAAATCATTTAATGTTTTGTcacaaagtgagtacacccccacatttcagcaaccattttagtatatcttctcaagggacaacagtggagagtaaatctatactgctatacaagctgcacactgactgctctaaaataCATCCACATTTAATcactatagtattgtcccttgagaagatatactaaaatggttgctgaaatgtgaggggtgtccTATCAAATCTATCAACTGTCCACTTTCTCCATACCTCTCCATAGGCATCGAAGTACTCTCGGATCTTCTCTTCTGGAGTATCTGGGGAAAGACCTCCTACAAATATCTTCTTCACAGGTTCTTTGGACTTCATGGCCTTGGCTTTCTTAGGGTCAATAGCTTTTCCATTCAGTTTGTGCTCCTTTTGTGAGATCACCTTTGACAAGGAGCAGACACACATCAAGATTTAATTGAATCATTCAACTCAAATggcacaaatacacacaaaactCTATCTGGCAAAGATACCTTTTCCACACTTTCAGCCTCTTTAAACAGAACGAAGCCAAATCCTCTGGACCGGCCTGTCAAAGGATCCAGTTTCAAGGTGCAATCGACCACCTCTCCAAATTTAGAGAAGTAATCTTTCAGGTCTTTCTTTGTTGTGTCCCAACTCAAGCCTCCAACAAACATtttcctaaaaacaaaaaaaaaactgatgtgAGAACAGACTGTGGCAGAAGATATCACAGTGATTTATATTAGCCAAAAACCATTATAGGCCGAAAGACAGGCGATTATAGGGTTTCTGCAGGGAAAATGTACAACTTTTTAAGACCTTTATAAGaccaattaaagaaaatttaggAAAAAATTTAAGGTAACACAAtacattaatatgtgaccctggaccacaaaaccagtcttaagtcgctggggtatatttgtagcaatagccaaaaatacatagtatgggtcaaaattattgatttttcttttacgccaaaaatcattaagaaattaagtaaagatcatgttccatgaagattttttgtaaaattcctactgtaaacatatcaaaatgtatttttgattagtaatatgcattgttaagaacttaatttggacaactttaaaggtgattttctcagtattttgattttttgcacccttagatttcagattttcaaatagatgtatcttggccaaatattgtcctatcctaacaaaccatacatcaatagagaaagcttatttattgagctttcatatgatgtataaatctcagttttgtcaaatttaaccttatgactggttttgtggtccagggtcacatatgtgctcaAACTAGCAGCACAACATACAGCCAATGTCCATTAgattttaattcattaaaaaaatgtatcttttaCTGTATCTTCGGATGCACAAAAGTTATTCTCTTTCTAAGTATTTAGATGCAAAAATGATATACAACAAGAAGTCTTCTAGGAAGTGATCAAATTAagtaaatttattattaaaaaggaCAAATATCGGCCAATGGACAATAGGTTTTTAATACCCTAAATATGACATAACTcgactttctcaaaaaaaaaaaaaaaactctatctTCAGTTTGCATCTTAAGCAAATGTATCTTGATTAAGCAATATTTAAGTATTTGTATTTGAAACACTTTAATGATTTTAAGTATTTTTGATACAATTTATGATCTTTAGGGCCTTACTTTGCGTAACTGATGACTTTTAAGACCTTTGTAAGACCAATTAAAGAACATTTCTGAATGTAAATGTGTAAGGACGACACAAGAGTTGTACTAGCAGCACAACATACAACTAATCTCcagtatatttaattaattataaaaaaaaagcttaactgGTATATTGCATCTTCTGATCACACTGAACAAAAGTGATTCTAAAGCAATAAGATTCTAAGCAGATAAGCATCTTGATTAAGCAATattaaagtatttgtatttgaaaCAATTTCTTGATTTTAAGTATTTTTGATACACTTTATGACCTTCAGGGCCTTACTTTGTGTATATAGAAATTTTTAAGAAACTTTTAAGACCTTTGTAAGACAACTAAAGACATTTTTGAAAAAGATTAAAGGGAATGTGTACTCTCAATGTAAACACTTCTGAACACACTGCACAAAAGTgactcattatttttgtcttgtcaatgcaaatgtcaaaaaatgtaatttagatGCTCCTTGTCAGTACTTTTGGTCTTGTTTTTCCAATGCAAATGTCTACAAATTCTGATCAAATGAAGTAAATTCATTGTTAAAAAGGACAAATATTGGCCAATGGACAATGgggttttaaataaatatgacatttgacttaatttctcaaaaattAAACAACATTTAAGTACTTGcatttgaaaacaagacaaacataCTGACATGTATGGAACATTTAATGTCACGACTTCATGATTTTAAGTATTTTTGCTACAATTTATGACTTTAGGTCCTTACTTTGTGTAAATAGAAATTAAGACTTTTAAGACCTTTGCAAGGCAATTAAAGACATTTTTTGAAAAAGATTAAAGGGAACACAATACATTAATATGTACTCTCAATGTAGGACACTTCTTAAAGACACTTCAGTATTTTGTCTTATCAATGCAAATGTCAAAAAAATCGTTTAGATGCTCCTTCTCAGCACTTTTTGCCTTGTTTTTCAACGCAAATGCCTACAAATTCTTTTTAGATGCAAAAACGTGATATTAGAAGTCTTACAGGAAATGTATCAAATGAAGTCAATTATTAAAAAGGACAAATATCGGCCAATGGTTTTTAATACCATAAATATGACATATGACTTACTTtctcaaaaaaaacaacaacacttaaTATCTTCAGTTTGCATCTTAAGCGAATGTATCTCGTTTAAACAACATTTAAGTATTGCGTTTGAGAACAAGGCAAAAACACTGACATACGTGAAACATTTAATGTcatgactttatgattttaagTATTCCTGCTACAGTTTATGACCCTAAGGGCCTTACTTTGTGTAAATGGAAATTAAGACTTTTAAGACCTTTGTAAGACAATTAAAGACATTTTTTGAAAAAGATTAAAGGGAACACAATACATTAATATGTACTCTCAATGTAGGACACTTCTTAAAGACACTTCAGTATTTTGTCTTATCAATGCAAATGTCAAAAAAATCGTTTAGATGCTCCTTCTCAGCACTTTTTGCCTAGTTTTTCAATGCAAATGCCTACTAATTTTTTTTAGATGCAAAAAAACGTGATATTAGAAGTCTTACAGGAAATGTATCAAATGAAGTCAATTATTAAAAAGGACAAATATCGGCCAATGGTTTTTAATACCATAAATATGACATATGACTTACTTtctcaaaaaaaacaacaacacttaaTATCTTCAGTTTGCATCTTAAGCGAATGTATCTCGTTTAAACAACATTTAAGTATTGCATTTGTAAACAAGACCAACATACTGACATGCATGGAACATTTAATGTCATGACTTCACGACTGTAGTATTTTTGCTACAATGTGTGGCCTTTAGGAAATGGAAATGAAGACTTTTAAGACCGACATTAAAGTCAGGATTAAAATGCTTCAAGCCTTACTCGCATGTCACATGACGTTTAGTCATTAATTTATGACATAATACGACGGAACTACAACAAAGCACTTTGAAACAAACACCATTAACCATTTAATCCACTGAGAGTCTCTCGATGGAAAAATAGACCAGTGTTGACATTTGGAAAAACATTTGAAAGGCAAATGTGTTTGGAAACAGCTGCAACCCCGTGAATATGCGCACGCGACTAATGAATATTCAGAGTCTGACTGATACATTCAGGTTATTTACAAAGTTTGTTCTTCAAATGTGTGCTCTATAATGAGAAACAGATagtttcagacaaaaaaaaacatgtcgaATAGTCTCTCTAGACCGATTAGTAGACAGAAATCATGTCTACATTCACGCTATTTTGTTTATTTACAGTCAATCGCAATGGTGTTACTGAGGCCGAAACTCACCCCTCATCTTCCTCGTTTTTACTAGCATCTATCTTGGAGCCCTCCGCCTCTCCCTGTCCACCATCATCAGCTCCTGAGATGTCCTCTTCACCGAAACCTTCTCCATCATTCTCCTCCATCTTCATCATCGGGTCTTCGCCCAGAAACTGCTCCTCCGACATCTTTGATCAATTCTCGGCGAAAACACGGGATATCTCAGCTGTTTTTCCTGAGGAAAACGTCGCGTGTTGATACTCAGCTGATCTTGAGGTAAACCGTGTTTAGTTAGGCTCAGAATCGCGTTTGTTTTAGTCTGCTTTCAGGATGTCGATGGCAACAGCGTCCATTCACAAAATGGCGGCGCAACGGAAGTTGAACGTCATGGCGTCACGTCGCTTTTCACAAACGCGAACGCTCATTGGTGGCACTCGTCTCTCGTCTGTTTAttcccaaatattttttttatttttttttttttttttaagattaggTTCCGTGTAACATACTATGTGAATGCAGAGaatgaaagaaacacaaaacaagcaggtttatttttctcagtttttaaTCCCTTTATCCAAAAACCTTCAGGAAAAgaactaaaatacaaaataaaggaCACTTTTATCTATTCAAGACTTAAGAACACATCAGCACAAAACCTACAGGTTCAATCTGAACAAAGCACGGAATAAGACAAACTTGGAAACAAAACGCCTCGCTATTTACAAGGTTAGACACTGAATTCGTCCCCCAGAGGACTGAATaacgttcttttttttttttttttatagttgtttAAGGACAGGATTCCACAAGCTGCCTCCGAGGAGCAATGTCGAAGTCAGCCTGCCGACCTACAAGAGAAGATACGCAAGATGAACCACTCTGATGTGGACAggtgaaagaaaacaaaaacagcacgTCCATGTTTCAGTGTTTAACTTCTTGAGCTGTCGATTTTAAACTAGGAAAACCATCATTAAACATTAAAGATCATATGTGCGACGATGTCTTAGATTGACAAAACAGCTCGTAAGCCAGCAAAAGCTTCGGCTCCAGGCGGTCGGTCGACCAACCGAGGAGCGAGCCCAAACGTCTTTTCCCCTTTAGGCCGAAAATTGCAATTTGCGTTTAGCCAATACACAAGTTAGATCGATCTGTCTAACACAGATTTGTCAGCTTTTCATGGCTTGGTAAACCCACTTTACATATGATCTTTAAAAGCTATGCTTAAGAAAAAGCCTTGAGGTGTACCCATTTGAAGTTCTCTAGGGCCTCTAAAGAAAAAGCAAGCATTATGAGAGAGTTTATGCAATCGTTTACAAGGGAGGTGACTGAAATCa encodes:
- the hnrnpd gene encoding heterogeneous nuclear ribonucleoprotein D0 isoform X2, which codes for MSEEQFLGEDPMMKMEENDGEGFGEEDISGADDGGQGEAEGSKIDASKNEEDEGKMFVGGLSWDTTKKDLKDYFSKFGEVVDCTLKLDPLTGRSRGFGFVLFKEAESVEKVISQKEHKLNGKAIDPKKAKAMKSKEPVKKIFVGGLSPDTPEEKIREYFDAYGEVDSIELPMENKTNKRRGFCFITFKEEEPVKKIMEKKYHNIGLSKCEIKVAMSKEQYQQQQQWGGRGGYTGRVRGRGGPNQNWNQGYGNYWNQGYGNYGNYGYNNQGYGGYGGYDYSGYNNYYGYDQPSGYGKSPRRGGHQNSYKPY
- the hnrnpd gene encoding heterogeneous nuclear ribonucleoprotein D0 isoform X1 produces the protein MSEEQFLGEDPMMKMEENDGEGFGEEDISGADDGGQGEAEGSKIDASKNEEDEGKMFVGGLSWDTTKKDLKDYFSKFGEVVDCTLKLDPLTGRSRGFGFVLFKEAESVEKVISQKEHKLNGKAIDPKKAKAMKSKEPVKKIFVGGLSPDTPEEKIREYFDAYGEVDSIELPMENKTNKRRGFCFITFKEEEPVKKIMEKKYHNIGLSKCEIKVAMSKEQYQQQQQWGGRGGYTGRVRGRGGPNQNWNQGYGNYWNQGYGNYGNYGYNNQGYGGYGGYDYSGYNNYYGYGDYSNQPSGYGKSPRRGGHQNSYKPY